A single region of the Arthrobacter sp. PAMC25564 genome encodes:
- the ligD gene encoding non-homologous end-joining DNA ligase, whose translation MVREEATVTVTGPQGARELRISSPGRVLWPKPGLSKLDLARYIVDVGDPFLAANGGRPVTLQRFPDNVDGEQFFSKNPPKGAPDFVRSVVVVYPSGRSHPQLVIDEVAAAVWAVQMNTVVFHPWASRAGNPDNPDQLRIDLDPQPGTGFAEAATAAVELRSVLAEAGLTAFIKTSGSRGLHVFAPIEATREFLAVRHAVIAAARELERRMPEKVTTAWWKEERGTRVFVDFNQANRDRTMAGAYSPRALPNATVSCPIGWEELDGANPDDFTVITVPERLKSTGDPWAGMHSSAGTIDALLEWWERDLAAGLGELPFPPDFPKMPGEPLRVQPSRARSKG comes from the coding sequence ATGGTCAGGGAAGAAGCAACGGTCACTGTCACTGGTCCGCAGGGGGCCCGGGAACTGCGGATATCGAGTCCCGGGCGTGTCCTCTGGCCGAAGCCGGGCCTGAGCAAACTGGACCTCGCCCGGTACATCGTCGACGTCGGGGACCCTTTCCTCGCAGCGAACGGCGGCCGGCCCGTGACGCTGCAACGGTTCCCGGACAACGTCGACGGCGAACAGTTCTTCTCGAAGAATCCGCCCAAGGGGGCCCCTGACTTCGTGAGGTCGGTGGTAGTGGTCTATCCGAGTGGCCGCTCACACCCGCAGCTGGTCATTGACGAGGTCGCCGCCGCGGTCTGGGCGGTGCAGATGAACACGGTGGTGTTCCATCCGTGGGCGTCCCGGGCCGGCAACCCGGACAATCCGGACCAGCTGCGGATCGACCTTGACCCGCAGCCCGGCACGGGGTTCGCGGAGGCGGCCACCGCCGCCGTGGAGCTGCGGTCCGTGCTGGCCGAGGCGGGGCTGACCGCCTTTATCAAGACCTCCGGAAGCCGCGGGCTGCACGTGTTCGCCCCCATTGAGGCCACCCGCGAATTCCTGGCGGTCCGGCACGCCGTGATCGCGGCCGCCCGCGAACTCGAACGGCGGATGCCCGAAAAGGTCACGACGGCCTGGTGGAAAGAGGAACGCGGCACACGGGTCTTCGTGGACTTCAACCAGGCGAACCGCGACCGCACGATGGCTGGCGCCTACAGCCCGCGTGCCTTGCCGAATGCCACGGTCTCGTGCCCGATCGGTTGGGAGGAGCTGGACGGCGCCAACCCGGACGACTTCACGGTCATCACCGTCCCGGAGAGGCTCAAGAGCACCGGCGATCCGTGGGCGGGGATGCATTCGAGCGCGGGCACCATCGACGCCCTCCTGGAGTGGTGGGAGCGGGATCTTGCGGCCGGGCTCGGGGAGCTTCCCTTCCCGCCGGACTTCCCGAAAATGCCCGGAGAACCCCTGCGGGTGCAGCCCAGCCGGGCACGCAGCAAAGGCTGA
- a CDS encoding glutamate decarboxylase has translation MNRSHRTSKSEPDTAVELNPMFSRPGESTMFPRFELPNQESLPSTAYQIVHDEAMLDGNARLNLATFVGTWMEPEAARLYAESFDKNMIDKDEYPQTAMIETRCWRMLAGLWNAPDPAKAIGTSTIGSSEACMLGGLALKRKWQHARRAAGQSAEKPNLVLSSAVQVCWEKFCNYWDVEARYVPVSMEHQVLDGHDLDQYVDENTIGVVAIMGVTYTGRYEPVDRISAALDEIQASRGLDIPIHVDGASGAMIAPFLQPDTVWDFRLARVASINTSGHKYGLVYPGLGWIVWRDEAALPDDLVFHVSYLGGDMPTFALNFSRPGAQVLLQYYLFLRLGFDGYKSVQSASRDVAVFLSGQIGKMDAFTLLSDGSDIPVFAWQLTDGHTRNWNLHHLSERLRMSGWIVPAYPLPDGLSDITVQRVVVRNGFTRDLAASFLEDLEKEVTYLDGLNAPFPSEGHTPAFHH, from the coding sequence ATCAACAGGTCACACCGGACATCGAAAAGCGAGCCCGACACGGCCGTTGAACTCAACCCCATGTTCAGCCGGCCCGGCGAGTCCACCATGTTCCCGCGCTTTGAGCTGCCAAACCAGGAATCCCTGCCCTCGACCGCGTACCAGATCGTCCACGATGAAGCCATGCTTGACGGCAACGCCCGGCTGAATCTGGCGACCTTCGTCGGTACCTGGATGGAGCCGGAAGCGGCCAGGCTCTACGCAGAGTCCTTCGACAAGAACATGATAGACAAGGACGAGTACCCGCAGACGGCCATGATTGAGACCCGCTGCTGGCGTATGCTCGCGGGCCTGTGGAATGCGCCGGACCCGGCCAAGGCCATCGGGACCTCCACGATTGGTTCCTCCGAAGCGTGCATGCTCGGAGGCCTTGCACTGAAACGGAAATGGCAGCACGCCCGGCGCGCGGCGGGCCAATCGGCGGAGAAGCCGAATCTGGTCCTCAGCTCCGCCGTCCAGGTCTGTTGGGAGAAGTTCTGCAATTATTGGGACGTTGAAGCCCGCTACGTCCCCGTATCGATGGAGCATCAGGTGCTCGACGGACACGACCTGGACCAGTACGTGGACGAGAACACCATAGGCGTAGTCGCCATCATGGGCGTGACGTACACCGGCCGGTACGAACCCGTCGACAGGATCTCGGCGGCCCTGGACGAAATCCAGGCCAGCCGCGGACTCGACATTCCGATCCATGTCGACGGCGCCTCCGGGGCCATGATCGCCCCTTTCCTGCAGCCGGACACCGTCTGGGACTTCCGTCTCGCCCGGGTGGCCTCCATCAACACCTCAGGCCACAAATATGGATTGGTGTATCCGGGCCTGGGCTGGATCGTCTGGAGGGACGAAGCTGCGCTGCCCGATGACCTGGTCTTCCACGTGAGCTACCTCGGCGGCGACATGCCGACCTTCGCACTGAACTTCTCCCGGCCCGGAGCCCAGGTCCTGCTGCAGTACTACCTCTTCCTGCGGCTCGGTTTCGACGGGTACAAATCGGTCCAGTCCGCGTCCCGGGACGTCGCCGTGTTCCTGTCCGGGCAAATCGGAAAGATGGATGCTTTTACCCTCCTGAGTGACGGATCCGATATTCCCGTCTTCGCGTGGCAACTCACCGACGGCCACACCCGGAACTGGAACCTTCATCACCTCTCCGAGCGGCTGCGCATGAGCGGCTGGATTGTCCCCGCCTATCCCTTGCCTGACGGACTCAGCGACATCACCGTACAGCGCGTCGTCGTCCGGAACGGGTTCACCCGCGACCTCGCAGCCAGCTTCCTGGAGGACCTCGAAAAGGAGGTCACCTATCTGGACGGCCTGAACGCACCTTTCCCCTCGGAGGGGCACACCCCGGCCTTCCACCACTAG
- a CDS encoding macrolide family glycosyltransferase, with protein MHFSFISIPAAGHVNPTLAVVAELVRRGHRVSYFTAANFAPQIEEAGAAFHASGENWMALLPDQGPGLPARGQLMLPMMKRVFEDLRASFPVLVEQLKEDPPDAVCFDAMTISGSMAAEKTGVPAIALMPTYATNEHFSIRTLLPAAPRPEMVEAWTTAGRWLVEFAAEQGVRAPRMFDGPPAPFNIVFIPRAFQPMGETFDERFQFVGPCVGGRESHAEWTHEGPKPLLFISLGTTPLNRQPDFFRMCMEAFGQGKWDVAMAVGEQTDPGSLGPVPANFQVLAFFPQLLVLRHADVFLTHAGMNSTMEALYFGVPMVAFPQQPEQEATARRLTELGLGLQLAAADLTPSALLDAVSGVSGDPRIRRNVAGMSLAVREAGGAEAAATAIETWLHVR; from the coding sequence ATGCATTTTTCCTTCATATCCATTCCCGCCGCGGGCCACGTTAACCCGACCCTGGCCGTGGTTGCTGAACTGGTCCGCCGCGGCCACCGGGTCAGCTATTTCACCGCTGCCAACTTCGCCCCGCAGATCGAGGAAGCCGGGGCGGCATTCCACGCCTCCGGGGAGAACTGGATGGCACTGTTGCCGGATCAGGGGCCCGGTCTCCCTGCCCGGGGGCAGTTAATGCTGCCGATGATGAAGCGCGTGTTCGAGGATCTTCGTGCCAGCTTTCCGGTCCTGGTGGAACAGCTCAAGGAGGACCCGCCCGACGCCGTCTGCTTCGACGCGATGACCATCAGCGGCAGCATGGCGGCGGAGAAGACCGGTGTGCCTGCGATCGCTCTGATGCCCACGTATGCCACCAACGAGCACTTCTCGATCAGGACGCTCCTTCCCGCCGCGCCTCGCCCGGAAATGGTGGAGGCGTGGACGACGGCGGGCCGTTGGCTCGTTGAGTTCGCCGCCGAACAGGGCGTAAGAGCTCCACGGATGTTCGACGGACCGCCAGCGCCGTTCAACATCGTCTTCATTCCGCGCGCGTTCCAGCCCATGGGCGAGACCTTCGATGAACGGTTCCAGTTCGTGGGTCCGTGCGTTGGCGGACGTGAATCCCATGCGGAGTGGACCCATGAGGGGCCGAAGCCCTTGCTCTTCATCTCGCTCGGCACCACCCCGTTGAATCGGCAGCCGGACTTCTTTCGAATGTGCATGGAGGCCTTCGGCCAGGGCAAGTGGGACGTCGCGATGGCCGTCGGCGAGCAGACGGACCCCGGCTCGCTGGGACCGGTTCCCGCGAATTTCCAGGTCCTGGCGTTCTTTCCGCAACTGCTGGTACTGCGCCACGCGGATGTTTTTCTCACCCATGCCGGGATGAACTCGACCATGGAAGCACTCTACTTCGGGGTCCCGATGGTGGCATTTCCCCAGCAGCCCGAGCAGGAAGCCACGGCCCGCCGCCTGACGGAGCTAGGCCTGGGGCTGCAGCTGGCGGCCGCGGACCTCACGCCGTCGGCCCTTCTGGACGCCGTATCCGGGGTCAGTGGCGATCCGCGGATCCGCCGGAATGTCGCCGGAATGAGCCTGGCAGTCCGCGAGGCCGGAGGGGCCGAAGCGGCCGCGACCGCCATCGAAACCTGGCTGCACGTCCGGTAG
- a CDS encoding cyclopropane-fatty-acyl-phospholipid synthase family protein, whose protein sequence is MAKTTGVASRLAGALAIVLGTQEIPLRLRAWDGSEAGPADAPKIEFRSRRALRRILWSPGQLGLSRAYVAGDIDAPGDIFATFAALSSAGKFAEPGPFRPLTAREIWTLVTAAVRLGALGPNPAPPPEEARVTRYGKRHSKGRDAAAISHHYDVGNDFYALVLGPSMVYSCAVWNDESTGLDAAQAAKLDLVCRKLGLKPGMRVLDVGCGWGSFALHAARNYGVDVVGVTLSTEQAALARKRAADAGLTDRIEIRVQDYRDVDDGPFDAISSIGMSEHVGGGEQIRHYVSQLQGLLRPGGRLLNHAISWNAGPTAPDPDSFIPRYVFPDGEMLSLSEMLGALESGGLEVLDVEALRRHYALTLRAWVKNLEEHWDEAVQSASLGRARVWRLYMAASALGFEAGLTGVNQVLVQRPGGAEPPLRRTAWL, encoded by the coding sequence ATGGCGAAAACCACGGGAGTGGCATCACGGCTGGCCGGCGCGCTGGCGATCGTCCTCGGGACCCAGGAGATCCCGCTCCGGCTGCGGGCGTGGGACGGTTCTGAAGCCGGCCCGGCTGACGCCCCGAAGATTGAGTTCCGCTCCCGGCGGGCGCTGCGCCGGATCCTGTGGTCGCCGGGGCAGCTGGGGCTGAGCCGGGCCTACGTGGCCGGGGATATTGACGCGCCCGGCGACATCTTCGCGACCTTCGCTGCCCTGAGCTCCGCCGGGAAGTTCGCCGAGCCCGGCCCCTTCCGCCCGCTCACGGCGCGCGAGATCTGGACCCTGGTTACGGCCGCCGTCCGGCTTGGCGCCCTCGGGCCCAACCCGGCGCCTCCGCCGGAGGAAGCCCGTGTCACGCGTTACGGCAAACGCCATTCCAAGGGCCGCGACGCGGCGGCCATCTCGCACCACTACGACGTCGGCAATGACTTCTACGCCCTCGTGCTGGGCCCGTCGATGGTCTACTCGTGTGCGGTCTGGAACGACGAGAGCACCGGCCTGGACGCCGCCCAGGCGGCCAAACTGGACCTGGTCTGCCGCAAGCTGGGGCTGAAACCGGGCATGCGGGTCCTGGACGTCGGTTGCGGCTGGGGCAGCTTCGCCCTGCACGCGGCACGGAACTACGGGGTCGACGTCGTCGGCGTCACGCTCTCCACCGAACAGGCGGCGCTGGCCCGCAAACGCGCGGCCGACGCCGGGCTGACGGACCGGATCGAGATCCGCGTGCAGGACTACCGCGACGTCGACGACGGACCGTTCGACGCGATCAGCTCCATCGGCATGTCAGAGCACGTAGGCGGCGGCGAGCAGATCCGCCACTACGTCTCCCAGCTGCAGGGGCTGCTGCGCCCCGGCGGCAGGCTGCTCAACCACGCCATCTCCTGGAACGCCGGACCCACGGCCCCGGACCCGGATTCCTTCATTCCCCGTTATGTCTTCCCCGACGGCGAGATGCTCAGCCTCTCCGAGATGCTCGGGGCCCTGGAGTCCGGAGGGCTGGAGGTGCTCGACGTCGAGGCCCTGCGCCGGCACTATGCGCTGACCCTCCGGGCCTGGGTAAAGAACCTGGAAGAACACTGGGATGAGGCCGTGCAGTCCGCCAGCCTCGGGCGGGCCCGGGTGTGGCGGCTCTACATGGCCGCGAGCGCCCTGGGCTTCGAGGCGGGACTGACGGGCGTCAATCAGGTGCTCGTGCAGCGCCCTGGCGGCGCCGAGCCGCCGCTGCGCCGGACCGCCTGGCTCTGA
- a CDS encoding class II glutamine amidotransferase has protein sequence MCRLFGLHAGPEPVRATFWLLDAPDSLADQSRREPDGAGIGTFDAAGRAHVAKQPLAAWEDHAFAREARDLKSTTFLAHVRYATTGAHTMVNTHPFEQDGRLFAHNGAFGDLPRIDQRLARLGAADLVHGQTDSERLFALITAESRRTGGDVGEGITRAITWIAGELPVLSLNLILTTATDLWAVRYPASHELYILERDPAGAPRPAAPLDARSARIHARSEDLARSAQVLIATEPMDHNPGWRPVVAGELVHVGPDLAVTASFPFPETPAHPLTLSDPDLSAPTSRKP, from the coding sequence ATGTGCCGACTGTTCGGCCTGCACGCCGGTCCCGAGCCGGTCCGGGCCACGTTCTGGCTCCTGGATGCCCCTGACAGCCTCGCAGACCAGAGCAGGAGGGAGCCCGACGGCGCCGGAATAGGCACCTTTGACGCGGCAGGCAGGGCGCATGTGGCCAAGCAGCCGCTGGCCGCGTGGGAGGACCACGCGTTCGCGCGCGAGGCACGGGACCTGAAGAGCACAACGTTCCTGGCCCATGTCCGGTATGCCACCACCGGCGCACACACCATGGTCAACACCCACCCGTTTGAGCAGGACGGGCGGCTGTTCGCCCACAACGGCGCCTTTGGTGACCTCCCCCGGATTGACCAGCGCCTGGCCCGCCTCGGGGCCGCCGATCTCGTGCACGGGCAGACCGACAGCGAACGCCTTTTCGCGCTCATCACCGCCGAGAGCCGGCGGACCGGCGGCGACGTCGGGGAAGGCATCACCCGGGCCATCACGTGGATCGCCGGGGAGCTGCCGGTGTTAAGCCTGAACCTCATCCTGACGACGGCGACGGACCTTTGGGCGGTCAGGTACCCGGCCAGCCATGAGCTGTACATCCTGGAACGGGACCCGGCCGGTGCCCCCCGCCCTGCAGCCCCTCTGGACGCCCGAAGCGCCCGCATCCACGCCCGCAGCGAGGATCTCGCCCGCTCGGCCCAGGTCCTCATCGCCACCGAGCCGATGGATCACAATCCCGGCTGGCGGCCGGTAGTGGCCGGTGAACTCGTGCATGTCGGTCCGGATCTCGCGGTGACCGCCAGCTTCCCCTTTCCGGAGACCCCGGCGCATCCCCTCACGCTGTCCGATCCTGACCTGTCAGCACCGACATCCCGGAAGCCGTGA
- a CDS encoding pirin family protein, with protein sequence MSNTEVAPQEVLCETDDSCIGVEILVPRQVPLGGPRAMDVRRTLPQRQRSLIGAWCFLDHYGPDRVGDSGGMHVPRHPHTGLQTVSWLFTGEIEHRDSAGFHAAVRPGEVNLMTAGRGISHSEFSTPDTDVLNGAQLWVALPERARHMEPTFEHYRPEALSGDGWTMRVFLGSLAGSTSPVTTHTPLLGAEIILEPGAQLRLDTEPSFEHGLLVDTGTLDLDGHSVAKDHLAYLPLGRASLTLAAGSGPLRVLLIGGEPLGEPIVMWWNFVGRSHEEIVGYRAQWQAEIGAEDGGAAAAAGAGGPRFGTFPGGQPAPLPAPALPNVRMRPRD encoded by the coding sequence ATGAGCAATACCGAAGTTGCCCCCCAGGAAGTTCTCTGCGAAACCGACGACAGTTGCATCGGCGTGGAAATACTGGTCCCGCGGCAGGTCCCGTTGGGCGGACCTCGGGCGATGGATGTGCGACGCACCCTTCCCCAACGCCAGCGCAGCCTCATCGGTGCCTGGTGCTTCCTGGACCATTACGGCCCGGACCGGGTCGGCGACAGCGGCGGAATGCACGTCCCGCGCCATCCGCACACCGGACTGCAGACGGTCAGCTGGCTGTTCACCGGTGAGATCGAACACCGCGACTCGGCCGGTTTCCATGCTGCGGTGCGGCCCGGCGAAGTCAACCTGATGACCGCGGGCCGCGGTATCAGCCATTCGGAGTTCTCCACCCCGGACACCGATGTCCTGAATGGCGCCCAGCTGTGGGTGGCGCTGCCGGAACGCGCCCGCCACATGGAACCGACCTTCGAGCACTACCGCCCGGAGGCGCTCAGCGGGGACGGCTGGACCATGCGCGTCTTCCTGGGATCCCTCGCCGGTTCCACCTCTCCGGTCACCACCCACACACCCTTGCTCGGCGCGGAGATCATCCTCGAGCCGGGGGCGCAGCTGCGCCTGGACACCGAGCCGTCCTTCGAACACGGACTGCTGGTGGACACGGGAACCCTGGACCTGGACGGGCACTCCGTCGCGAAGGACCACCTCGCCTACCTCCCGCTTGGCCGTGCGTCCCTGACCCTGGCGGCCGGCAGCGGACCGTTGCGCGTACTTCTCATCGGCGGGGAACCGCTGGGCGAACCAATCGTGATGTGGTGGAATTTCGTCGGCCGCAGCCACGAAGAAATCGTCGGATACCGGGCACAATGGCAGGCCGAGATCGGTGCGGAGGACGGCGGGGCTGCTGCCGCCGCAGGAGCCGGGGGCCCCCGCTTCGGCACCTTTCCGGGCGGCCAGCCGGCACCGCTGCCGGCTCCGGCCCTCCCGAACGTCCGCATGCGCCCCCGCGACTGA
- a CDS encoding serine hydrolase domain-containing protein, producing MTTANRARRRLRRSFTAVCLAAALLAVSACTGSGPPQPGSTSSATSTSTAPATATATDTTATSTAAAPALLPLDKAQLQKTFEDTAKELLVPGAVVLLRTPEGGFTSTYGVSNLGGNAPVSLDDHIRIGSITKTWTGTVILQLVQEGRLKLSDPVAIYRADVPNGANITIEQLLTMRSGLYNYSESYELNLALDTTPQRVWTPEELLAIALPLPVYFAPGQGFHYSNTNTVLLGLIAEKLEGKPLARIIQDRILGPLGLSQTSFPPSDSNVLPSPHPQGYMYMTNVLTIASSQLPADLIARAKAGTLAPNDYTNSNPSWAWAAGQGISTAGDLATWAEAITGGKLLRPELQKVWLDSPRPVDPNDAGGALYGLALAKFGQLYGHTGELPGFNSFMGSDPVNKVTLVVWTNLAPSADGRDPAAVIARALIGGIYAPAASPSPGSSE from the coding sequence ATGACCACAGCAAACCGTGCCAGGCGCAGACTGCGCCGGTCCTTCACCGCAGTGTGCCTGGCCGCCGCGCTGCTCGCCGTGTCGGCGTGCACCGGCTCCGGGCCGCCGCAGCCGGGATCGACGTCGTCGGCCACCAGCACTTCCACCGCTCCTGCCACTGCTACTGCTACTGACACGACGGCCACCAGTACCGCGGCGGCACCGGCCCTGCTGCCCCTGGATAAGGCGCAGCTGCAGAAGACCTTCGAGGACACTGCCAAGGAGCTGCTGGTTCCGGGGGCAGTCGTGCTGCTGCGCACCCCGGAGGGGGGATTCACCTCCACCTACGGGGTCAGCAACCTCGGGGGAAACGCGCCGGTCTCGCTGGATGACCACATCAGGATCGGTTCCATCACCAAGACGTGGACCGGAACCGTCATCCTGCAGCTCGTGCAGGAAGGCCGGCTGAAGCTCAGCGACCCGGTCGCGATATACCGGGCGGATGTTCCCAACGGTGCCAACATCACGATCGAACAGCTGCTCACCATGCGGAGCGGCCTCTACAACTACTCTGAATCGTACGAGCTCAACCTGGCCCTGGATACCACCCCGCAACGCGTCTGGACGCCGGAGGAACTCCTCGCAATCGCGCTTCCGCTTCCGGTCTACTTCGCACCCGGGCAGGGCTTCCACTACTCGAACACCAACACCGTCCTGCTGGGCCTGATCGCCGAAAAACTTGAAGGAAAACCGCTGGCCCGGATCATCCAGGACCGGATCCTCGGGCCGCTCGGTCTGAGCCAGACGTCATTCCCGCCGTCGGACTCGAATGTGCTGCCGTCCCCGCATCCGCAGGGCTACATGTACATGACCAACGTCCTGACGATTGCCAGCTCCCAGCTGCCGGCCGACCTGATCGCCCGGGCAAAAGCCGGAACCCTTGCCCCGAACGATTACACCAACTCCAACCCGTCGTGGGCGTGGGCCGCCGGCCAGGGAATCTCGACCGCCGGCGACCTCGCGACCTGGGCCGAAGCCATCACGGGCGGCAAACTCCTCAGGCCCGAGCTGCAAAAGGTATGGCTGGACAGCCCCCGGCCGGTGGACCCGAACGACGCCGGAGGGGCTCTCTACGGACTGGCTCTGGCCAAGTTCGGGCAGCTCTACGGGCACACGGGGGAGCTGCCCGGTTTCAACTCGTTTATGGGCAGCGACCCCGTGAACAAGGTGACGCTCGTGGTGTGGACGAACCTCGCTCCGTCGGCGGACGGACGGGACCCGGCGGCGGTGATCGCCCGGGCCCTGATCGGCGGGATTTACGCGCCGGCGGCCTCCCCGTCCCCGGGCTCTTCGGAGTAG
- a CDS encoding FAD-dependent oxidoreductase yields the protein MNESASQQSLVVIIGGGYGGINLAKALDEYAAVILVEPKDAFVHNIAALRAVVQPDFLPRMFLPYDRLLARGRVIRDRAVRVDGNSVGLESGMQLTPDIIVLATGSSYPFPAKSGTDSTAEALERYRTAHENLKRAGRVMLLGAGAVGLEFAGEIAAAWPDKEIVLVDQAEQILPGPYDQRLRDELNRQLRDLGVEQVMGSPLTRLPELPAGQAGRFSVSTAAGSTIDADIWFRCYGIAPQTGYLAGDLLAARTAEGYLLVTPELTVAGSKNVYALGDIAAIDVNKASVAGNQARIAAANIRAQLAGSTERTEYTPAPPVIILPLGPAGGSGQLPGGEIAGTELISRIKGQDMMITRYAEILNLPG from the coding sequence ATGAACGAGTCAGCATCGCAGCAGTCCCTGGTCGTGATCATCGGGGGAGGGTATGGGGGCATCAATCTGGCCAAGGCATTGGATGAGTATGCCGCGGTTATCCTGGTCGAACCCAAGGACGCGTTCGTGCACAACATCGCGGCGTTGCGGGCAGTCGTGCAGCCGGATTTCCTGCCCCGCATGTTCCTGCCCTACGACCGTCTGCTCGCGCGTGGCCGGGTCATCCGCGACCGGGCCGTCAGGGTTGACGGGAACAGCGTCGGGCTTGAATCCGGGATGCAATTAACGCCGGACATCATCGTCCTGGCTACCGGGTCAAGCTACCCCTTCCCGGCCAAGAGCGGCACGGACAGCACCGCGGAAGCGCTCGAGCGGTATCGGACCGCCCACGAGAATCTCAAGCGGGCCGGCCGCGTGATGCTGCTGGGCGCCGGGGCGGTCGGGCTCGAGTTTGCCGGGGAAATCGCCGCAGCCTGGCCGGACAAGGAAATCGTCCTGGTGGACCAGGCCGAACAGATCCTGCCCGGGCCCTACGACCAGCGGCTGCGGGATGAGCTTAACCGGCAACTGCGTGACCTCGGGGTGGAGCAGGTGATGGGAAGCCCCCTCACCCGGCTTCCGGAGCTGCCTGCGGGGCAGGCCGGCAGGTTCTCCGTTTCCACGGCGGCCGGCAGCACCATCGACGCCGACATCTGGTTCCGCTGCTATGGGATAGCGCCGCAGACCGGCTACCTGGCCGGGGACCTGCTGGCAGCCCGCACCGCCGAGGGGTACCTGCTGGTCACCCCTGAACTGACGGTCGCAGGATCCAAGAATGTCTACGCGCTGGGCGACATCGCGGCGATCGATGTGAACAAGGCGAGCGTCGCAGGCAACCAGGCCAGGATTGCCGCCGCGAACATCCGGGCACAACTGGCGGGGAGCACGGAACGCACGGAATATACCCCGGCACCGCCTGTGATCATCCTCCCGCTCGGGCCGGCTGGGGGTTCCGGGCAACTTCCCGGCGGGGAAATCGCCGGCACGGAGCTCATCTCCCGGATCAAGGGACAGGACATGATGATCACGCGGTACGCCGAGATCCTCAATCTCCCGGGCTGA
- a CDS encoding alpha/beta family hydrolase: MPIPESAITIPVGDGTVPGAYARPDSPFATLVVAHGAGAGMDHPFLTGFTRALNEESVATLRFNFPYREAGRKFPDRPPAAIATWRAAMEAAASRSDGEPVWAAGKSFGGRMASMAVAEGMPAAGLVYLGYPLHPPGKPEKLRDGHLYGLTLPMLFLQGTRDPFASPELLEGMVARIPSATLQWSQGGGHTFEVAGLKRSPEEVGASLAGPVAAFMKVH; this comes from the coding sequence ATGCCCATCCCCGAATCCGCCATCACCATCCCTGTCGGCGACGGCACAGTCCCCGGCGCCTATGCCCGCCCTGACAGCCCCTTTGCCACGCTCGTCGTCGCCCACGGTGCCGGGGCAGGCATGGACCATCCGTTCCTGACCGGCTTCACCCGGGCCTTGAACGAGGAATCCGTCGCAACACTCCGCTTCAACTTCCCGTACCGCGAGGCGGGCAGGAAGTTCCCGGACAGGCCGCCGGCTGCCATCGCAACCTGGCGGGCCGCCATGGAGGCGGCAGCCTCGCGTTCGGACGGCGAGCCGGTGTGGGCCGCCGGCAAGTCATTCGGCGGGCGCATGGCCTCGATGGCCGTTGCCGAGGGCATGCCGGCGGCCGGACTGGTCTACCTCGGATACCCGCTCCATCCCCCGGGAAAACCGGAAAAGCTCCGCGACGGGCACCTCTACGGACTGACCCTGCCGATGCTCTTTCTGCAGGGCACGCGCGATCCCTTCGCGAGCCCTGAACTGCTGGAGGGCATGGTGGCCCGCATCCCGTCCGCGACGCTTCAGTGGAGCCAGGGCGGCGGCCACACCTTTGAGGTCGCCGGGCTTAAGCGCAGCCCCGAGGAAGTGGGGGCCTCGCTGGCCGGACCGGTCGCGGCCTTCATGAAGGTGCACTGA